A single window of uncultured Pseudodesulfovibrio sp. DNA harbors:
- a CDS encoding sigma-54 dependent transcriptional regulator: MNTTINIPTILVVDDDENILQVLEARLLSSGLTPLLADRAETALEMLANEPVDLIVSDVKMPGMGGHGLLKEVLENWPHIPIIMLTAHGTIPGAVDAIQAGAADYLTKPFDGKELVRLIRSKLETGTPPAQIRKPSTTHFSHEGLLGGTAPTMARFLELLERVARSTATVLLFGESGTGKEKAARILHDASPRAKGPFVVVDCGSTQPTLLESELFGHVKGSFTHAMKDKKGLIEEADEGTLFLDEIGNISPDMQTRLLRFLQEGTIRRVGDNTERKISCRVIAATNADLPRMVANGDFREDLYYRLKVVTLTIPPLRERKEDIPLLVTGFLDELCSAQDRPLLSIEKEAMDRMIGHAWPGNVRELKNTIEAALVFCGDETITSQDLQIEEPPADSPVLQGSSLSLEDNERETIVRALKATGGVKKNAADRLGISRRAIHYKIKKYGIEE, from the coding sequence ATGAACACGACTATCAACATACCGACCATTCTCGTGGTGGATGACGACGAAAACATCCTGCAAGTACTGGAAGCGCGCCTGCTTTCTTCCGGCTTGACACCGTTACTCGCAGACAGAGCTGAAACTGCCCTTGAAATGCTGGCAAATGAGCCGGTGGACCTGATCGTTTCCGATGTCAAAATGCCGGGGATGGGAGGACATGGCCTGCTCAAGGAGGTCCTTGAAAACTGGCCGCATATCCCCATCATCATGCTCACTGCCCATGGGACCATTCCGGGGGCAGTAGATGCCATACAGGCCGGGGCAGCAGACTACCTGACCAAACCGTTCGACGGCAAAGAACTGGTACGACTTATCAGATCAAAACTGGAAACCGGCACCCCTCCAGCTCAAATACGGAAGCCTTCAACCACACACTTCTCTCATGAGGGATTACTGGGCGGCACAGCCCCGACAATGGCCCGTTTTCTGGAGTTACTCGAACGGGTCGCCCGATCCACGGCCACGGTCCTCCTCTTTGGCGAATCCGGCACGGGCAAGGAAAAAGCAGCACGAATACTCCACGACGCCAGCCCTCGTGCCAAAGGGCCCTTCGTGGTGGTGGACTGCGGTTCCACCCAGCCAACACTGCTTGAAAGTGAACTTTTCGGTCACGTCAAAGGCTCATTTACCCATGCCATGAAGGACAAAAAAGGACTCATTGAAGAGGCCGATGAAGGCACCCTGTTTCTGGATGAAATAGGTAACATTTCCCCTGACATGCAAACTCGCCTTCTCCGCTTTCTTCAGGAAGGCACAATACGCAGAGTTGGCGACAACACCGAACGAAAGATTTCCTGTCGAGTCATAGCCGCCACCAATGCCGACCTCCCTCGAATGGTGGCAAACGGAGATTTTCGCGAGGACTTGTACTACCGGCTGAAAGTTGTCACCCTGACCATCCCGCCACTTCGTGAACGTAAGGAAGATATTCCGCTCCTGGTCACAGGATTCCTCGACGAGTTGTGTTCCGCTCAGGATCGCCCCCTCTTGTCCATTGAAAAGGAAGCCATGGACAGAATGATCGGCCACGCATGGCCGGGTAATGTACGCGAACTGAAGAACACCATCGAAGCAGCACTCGTCTTCTGTGGCGACGAAACCATTACGAGTCAGGATTTACAAATCGAAGAACCTCCAGCTGATTCTCCGGTCCTTCAGGGATCAAGTCTGTCGCTTGAAGACAATGAACGGGAAACTATTGTCCGCGCTTTGAAAGCGACTGGGGGAGTCAAAAAGAATGCTGCCGACAGGCTGGGCATAAGCCGCAGGGCAATCCACTACAAAATCAAAAAATACGGCATTGAAGAATAG
- a CDS encoding HAMP domain-containing sensor histidine kinase — protein MPKVRHLSIAAKLLIWASALIIIFFTTTAFLFWQVRQDAEVSSQIVAENHDLDSAIQRMLERLYSVQDNIRRYRLLGGDEAAVGFIVEDLTRFGEILDETLKKHPTYTEEWEELTKEYEITLDPGETTDDNLAPNVTVREWTDILEQSLFDNVADMETRLTMLHDAGQRAADIGLYGLLACLALGVGGGLILAWFLNRSLTEVRRGIRDLGTGATPRDVRILSGDELGELALAFNAMAARLRREEQMRSDFIAMLSHEIRTPMTSVREAVDLVESGAFGEVNEKQKKFLRIAEKESTRLSELLTRLLSVSRMESETLDLHKQETDGEWLVSSTVERLTLAAEANGITLISKTTPTTFMADSEHIRQVLMNLVGNAIKFTPRSGTVTVTSSTTPDEVIFCVQDTGPGIPEEEQDRVFQKYYREPEVRDSVDGAGLGLAISKRIILAHEGRIWLTSNPGHGSTFCFSLPAKA, from the coding sequence ATGCCTAAGGTTCGCCATCTTTCCATTGCCGCCAAGCTCCTCATCTGGGCGAGTGCGTTAATTATCATCTTTTTCACCACCACAGCCTTCCTGTTCTGGCAAGTCCGACAAGACGCGGAAGTGTCAAGTCAGATCGTAGCTGAAAATCACGATTTGGACTCTGCCATCCAACGCATGTTGGAACGCTTGTATAGCGTGCAGGACAACATCCGACGCTACCGTCTGCTAGGTGGAGATGAGGCCGCTGTGGGATTTATCGTGGAAGACCTGACCCGCTTTGGTGAAATTTTAGACGAAACGCTAAAAAAGCATCCGACCTACACCGAAGAATGGGAAGAGTTGACCAAAGAGTACGAAATAACACTCGACCCCGGGGAAACCACAGATGATAATCTAGCTCCCAACGTTACCGTCCGCGAATGGACTGATATTCTAGAACAAAGCCTGTTCGACAATGTGGCGGACATGGAAACCCGATTGACCATGCTTCACGATGCAGGACAAAGGGCTGCCGACATCGGCTTATACGGATTACTGGCGTGTCTCGCTCTCGGCGTGGGAGGCGGCTTGATCCTGGCTTGGTTCCTGAATCGTTCGCTGACCGAAGTACGACGAGGCATCCGAGACCTTGGAACCGGAGCCACTCCTCGAGATGTACGAATTCTTTCCGGCGATGAACTGGGAGAACTTGCACTGGCATTCAACGCCATGGCTGCACGACTGCGACGCGAAGAACAGATGCGGTCAGATTTCATTGCCATGCTTTCCCACGAAATCAGGACGCCCATGACGTCGGTTCGTGAAGCCGTTGATCTTGTTGAATCCGGTGCTTTTGGTGAAGTTAACGAAAAACAAAAAAAATTCCTCCGTATCGCGGAAAAAGAATCCACACGCCTTTCCGAACTCCTGACCAGACTGCTTTCGGTCTCCCGCATGGAATCCGAGACACTCGATCTTCACAAACAGGAAACCGATGGAGAATGGCTTGTCTCCTCCACCGTCGAACGGCTAACTCTCGCCGCCGAGGCCAACGGCATCACACTTATTTCAAAAACCACGCCCACAACATTTATGGCCGACTCGGAACACATTAGACAGGTCCTCATGAATCTGGTGGGTAACGCCATCAAATTCACCCCGCGAAGCGGCACGGTGACCGTTACCAGTTCAACCACACCCGACGAAGTCATCTTCTGCGTACAAGACACTGGCCCTGGTATCCCGGAAGAAGAACAGGACCGAGTTTTTCAAAAATATTACCGAGAGCCCGAAGTCCGCGACAGCGTGGATGGAGCGGGGCTCGGACTGGCTATATCCAAACGCATTATTCTGGCTCACGAAGGCCGCATCTGGCTGACCAGCAACCCCGGACACGGCTCGACATTCTGTTTTTCCCTGCCCGCCAAGGCATGA
- a CDS encoding acylphosphatase — MKSYKCIVEGEVAGGPFQSWVRKAAEQLKLTGWVRSVADKKAEILVQGDAETYALFRERLMTESPAVGKNNVSCSALDYDKEYKTFETRG, encoded by the coding sequence ATGAAAAGTTACAAATGTATCGTTGAAGGGGAAGTGGCTGGAGGGCCTTTCCAGTCTTGGGTTCGCAAGGCAGCAGAACAGTTGAAACTAACCGGCTGGGTTCGCAGCGTAGCGGACAAAAAAGCGGAAATTCTGGTTCAAGGAGATGCAGAAACCTATGCATTGTTCCGGGAACGGCTTATGACCGAATCACCGGCCGTCGGCAAAAACAACGTGTCCTGTTCCGCTCTTGATTACGACAAGGAATACAAGACCTTTGAAACCCGAGGTTAA